One window of Papaver somniferum cultivar HN1 chromosome 9, ASM357369v1, whole genome shotgun sequence genomic DNA carries:
- the LOC113310413 gene encoding uncharacterized protein LOC113310413: protein MAKPTSATPTKIRESTRFYPYFKDCIGAMDSTHIPAMVMKKDATIYRNRHGITSQNVLAVCNFDLEFIYVLSGWEGSAHDSKILNDGMTKRNGPKIPQEFRSDEFPVEEEEDSHPSMLVNDDEVLTQQTQEQQRQEANAWRKS from the exons ATGGCTAagccaacaagtgcaactccaACTAAAATTCGAGAGAGTACACGATTTTACCCTTACTTTAAGGATTGTATTGGAGCTATGGACAGTACACATATTCCAGCAATGGTGATGAAAAAAGATGCAACCATTTACCGgaatcgacatggaattacatctcaaaatgtgttagcggtttgcaacttcgacttggagttcatatacgtgctcagtggatgggaagggtctgctcatgattcgaaaatacttaacgacggaatgacaaaaagaaatggaccgaaaataccgcaag AATtccgttcagatgagtttccagtcgaggaagaggaagatagccatccatcgatgcttgtaaatgacgatgaagttttgacacaacaaactcaagaacaacaacgtcaagaagctaatgcatggagaaagagt